In the genome of Oscarella lobularis chromosome 1, ooOscLobu1.1, whole genome shotgun sequence, one region contains:
- the LOC136192403 gene encoding pre-mRNA-splicing factor 18-like yields the protein MDLLKARIERKRKQLEEIEAAKKGKFVKQGELELLCRAGEAGNAGNDVTSPTDFLSPTKEKASLVEEEKEEDIMMPRSEVVKRLRERGEPTRLFGETDADTCRRLRHIEIQAPEVVKGLRNDLKDAMDKIDEEYLDELIRSQGGEGSEEKKASYDVQIAEDDTTLDDIIKLAKGLGEGDTNLDHEVIAKFLKLLINQWGKDLNSRQETVKRSVQGKLASATYKQTVAYLKPLSRMLKKRSVPSDILNFLIRITGSLLDRNYVQASDSYLRMAIGNAPWPIGVTMVGIHARTGREKIFAQNVAHVLNDETQRKYIQALKRLMTFCQRIYPTDPSRCVEYNAQNFSS from the exons ATGGATCTCTTGAAAGCGAGAATTGAACGCAAGCGAAAGCAgctcgaagaaatcgaa GCAGCGAAGAAAGGCAAATTCGTCAAACAAGGCGAATTGGAACTTTTGTGCCGAGCTGGA GAAGCGGGAAATGCGGGAAACGACGTG ACGTCTCCGACGGACTTCTTATCGccgacgaaggagaaagcgtcgctcgtcgaggaggaaaaagaagaggacaTCATGATGCCTCGATCGGAGGTCGTCAAACGACTGAGAGAACGAGGAGAACCGACGAGATTGTTTGGAGAAACGGACGCTGACACGTGTAGGAGATTACG ACACATTGAAATTCAAGCACCTGAAGTTGTCAAG GGTTTGAGAAATGATTTGAAAGATGCGATGgacaaaatcgacgaagaatatTTGGACGAACTGATTCGGTCTCAA ggagGTGAAGGttctgaagagaaaaaggcgagcTATGACGTCCAAATAGCAGAAGATGATACAACACTGGATGACATCATT AAACTAGCTAAGGGACTCGGTGAAGGAGATACGAATTTAGACCACGAAGTCATAGCCAAATTTCTgaaa cTTCTTATCAATCAATGGGGAAAGGACTTGAATTCTCGACAAGAAACGGTCAAGAGATCAGTGCAGGGAAAATTGGCTTCTGCTACGTACAAGCAAACTGTAGCGTACTTGAAACCACTGTCTAGAATGTTGAAGAAACGT TCCGTTCCAAGTGACATTCTTAATTTTCTCATCAGGATTACCGGTTCACTTTTGGACAGAAATTACGTGCAG GCCAGTGATTCGTACTTGAGAATGGCTATTGGGAATGCTCCGTGGCCCATAGGCGTCACTATGGTCGGCATTCACGCTCGAACGGGACGAGAAAAGATTTTTGCTCAAAACGTGGCTC ACGTTCTCAATGACGAGACTCAGAGAAAGTACATACAGGCGTTGAAGCGTCTGATGACGTTTTGCCAAAGAATCTACCCAACCGATCCTTCAAGATGCGTCGAATACAACGCGCAGAATTTCTCCAGCTGA
- the LOC136192466 gene encoding uncharacterized protein → MRSNESSRMAASDVAFAYSATTLLLTALWIALLRHKSLSLLSYAMYFPTIVFIPFGLYTGDFSAFLRTMFIPTSSTVYGLVVGTIYVVVLVFTCAFLSVIVGWGRLVFDSKTLGASSQAVHAHNRNLLLGFLRALGEEIGWRGYLLPLLMSTYSPFVALLYSGVVWFLFHVPVMVLMTRTLAVPNAAVVCLVQGSSCALAAFSFGYVGVVSGYGAWAPGFAHFFMNRLNPVVLGSVYTQTSGMIVGPVWKVNGEGLMGCIVGALLAVWVVFNVN, encoded by the coding sequence ATGCGATCGAACGAATCCTCGAGAATGGCCGCgtccgacgtcgctttcgcctacagcgcgacgacgctacTTCTAACCGCTCTCTGGATAGCTCTGCTACGTCACAAAAGCCTTTCGCTTCTCTCCTACGCGATGTACTTCCCAACAATCGTCTTCATCCCGTTCGGTCTCTACACGGGCGACTTCTCCGCCTTTCTCCGCACCATGTTCATCCCGACGTCGTCCACCGTCTacggtctcgtcgtcggtaCGATCTACGTCGTCGTACTCGTCTTCACGTGCGCTTTTCTCTCCGTAATCGTCGGATGGGGTCGACTCGTGTTCGACTCCAAGACATTGGGCGCTAGCTCGCAAGCGGTCCACGCTCACAACAGGAATCTTCTCCTCGGATTTCTGCGAGCTCTTGGCGAGGAAATTGGCTGGCGAGGATATCTCTTACCCTTGCTCATGTCGACGTATTCTCCGTTTGTCGCTTTGCTCTATAGCGGCGTTGTCTGGTTTCTGTTTCACGTTCCTGTTATGGTGTTGATGACGCGGACTTTGGCTGTGCCCAATGCGGCTGTCGTTTGTCTCGTTCAGGGGAGCTCTTGCGCTCTTGCTGCTTTTTCGTTTGGGTACGTTGGTGTCGTGAGCGGGTACGGCGCGTGGGCGCCCGGTTTTGCTCACTTTTTTATGAATCGGTTGAATCCTGTAGTCCTGGGAAGCGTTTATACGCAGACGTCGGGTATGATTGTGGGGCCCGTGTGGAAAGTGAACGGGGAAGGTTTGATGGGGTGCATCGTTGGAGCACTGCTAGCAGTCTGGGTTGTCTTCAACGTAAACTGA